From the genome of Biomphalaria glabrata chromosome 17, xgBioGlab47.1, whole genome shotgun sequence, one region includes:
- the LOC106058736 gene encoding uncharacterized protein LOC106058736 has product MADRLTVDILQSLSPFNSDGTDIVTKASRDLLLDCIRSETRLRDVFFPNFEAPEAAKLVDFGSFPISTLATLYIAEAIAKLQDPYNFHHTINKDRVEDKLDEIYQSLQWKKLGFQVYSLVYPDVVKDAKTNVTLRDFMDSGGSKWADHLVKRMQEPSWTKSMQRKIVKGKCSEDIYNRDMNAVFVKLHLLDPQSVIAAYHFLLNQRALPVVNLELATRNYLGGPLGWTLVQKDVTRAEHKPSSPVYISKLSLNSEVDVHHGIEVDEFIVTECRNLGLWSGSRPDNYKAMKSQERCRLM; this is encoded by the exons ATGGCTGACAGGCTAACGGTTGACATCCTCCAATCACTTTCACCGTTCAACTCGGACGGCACAGACATAGTGACGAAAGCGTCTCGCGATCTTCTTTTGGACTGCATCAGAAGCGAGACGAGACTTAGGGATGTCTTCTTCCCAAACTTTGAAGCGCCAGAAGCTGCCAAGCTAGTCGATTTTGGATCTTTTCCCATCTCGACCCTGGCGACGCTGTACATAGCAGAGGCTATCGCCAAGCTTCAGGACCCTTACAATTTTCACCATACAATCAATAAGGACAGAGTAGAGGACAAGCTAGACGAGATTTATCAAAGTCTGCAATGGAAAAAATTAG GGTTTCAGGTGTACTCTCTGGTGTATCCCGATGTTGTCAAAGACGCCAAGACTAACGTGACTCTGCGAGATTTTATGGATTCAGGAGG GTCAAAGTGGGCTGACCACTTGGTAAAACGTATGCAAGAGCCATCGTGGACCAAAAGTATGCAGAGAAAGATCGTTAAAGGCAAATGCTCAGAGGATATCTACAACAGAGACATGAACGCTGTGTTCGTCAAGCTCCATCTGCTGGACCCACAATCCGTTATAGCTGCTTACCACTTCCTGTTGAATCAAAGAG CGTTGCCGGTTGTCAACTTGGAGCTTGCCACTCGCAACTATCTCGGCGGACCTCTGGGCTGGACATTGGTTCAGAAGGACGTTACCCGCGCAGAGCATAAACCTAGCTCCCCCGTGTACATAAGTAAACTGAGCCTCAACTCGGAAGTCGACGTACATCACGGCATTGAGGTGGACGAGTTCATTGTGACGGAGTGTAGGAATCTTGGCTTGTGGTCTGGGTCCAGGCCTGACAACTATAAGGCCATGAAATCTCAAGAGAGATGCAGGCTAATGTAA
- the LOC129923605 gene encoding uncharacterized protein LOC129923605 has translation MWSKMTDEYVQSDGTLQKVSKWRPVNKEGSFNDLVRGITPNTIAYRNRSCFCYPYRNSYGSQCLHDEICGSWKVFKLQKQNVVQSQSNLEDSLDVSPICSNSKAQTIFFTHQKYIVNSCVIVKYGEIFYPGVVIEVLDDQRRNNFLKRHRNKRNI, from the exons ATGTGGTCAAAGATGACGGATGAGTATGTTCAGAGTGATGGTACACTGCAAAAGGTATCAAAGTGGCGACCAGTAAATAAAGAAGGATCTTTTAATGACCTAGTGAGAGGTATTACACCTAACACTATTGCTTACAGAAATAGAAGCTGTTTCTGCTATCCATACAGAAATTCATATGGCAGTCAGTGCCTGCATGATGAAATATGTGGCTCTTGGAAGGTGTTCAaacttcagaaacaaaatg tagTGCAATCTCAGTCAAATCTTGAAGACTCTTTGGATGTCAGTCCCATATGCTCAAATTCAAAG GCCCAAACAATTTTCTTCACTCATCAAAAGTACATTGTAAATAGCTGTGTGATTGTCAAGTATGGGGAAATATTCTATCCAG GAGTTGTGATAGAAGTCCTGGATGATCAGcgcagaaataattttttaaaaaggcacagaaataaaagaaatatataa